The genome window GCATCGTAACATTATCTATAGCGGAACGCACGATTGCATATCCACCGTTTTGAGGAGGCGAGGGAGACCATCATGGGCCTTTTGGACTGGTTCAAGACCGACAAAATCAAGGAATGCCAGGAGCGCCTGCGGCACCATCCGGACAATCCTCGCCTGCATTTTGAGCTGGGAGTGGAATACGAACATCTGGGCCGGAATCAGGAAGCGCTGGCGGCGTTCCAGGAAACGGTGCGCCTCGATGAAGGCTCGGCGGAGGCGCATTTCAATCTCGGCTGCCTGTACGAAAAAATAGGCGACGGCCGCCACGCCATCGTGCACATGATCAAGGCGGGCAACCTGTTCGCGCAGCGCAACGCGCCATTGCAAAAGGAAACCGCCCGCACCAAGGTGCAGGAGTACTACCACAAGTTCAAGCTCGACCCCGGCGAGTTCGCCCCCAGCGACCGGAACGATTGAAACCCCCTGCAAAATCCCGCGTTACCGCGCACCCGCCCGCGCGTTGCAGGGCAGCCCCGTTCGGCCCCCTGCCATGGGGCACGATTTCCTTGAGATGAAGGCAATACCTGTTACACTTGAAAGACAGTCATTTTCCGTTTCAGATCACACAATCCAACCGTTGCTTCGATGAAAATTTGCCTGATTGAGCCATCCAAATTTGTGTCGCTGACCAACTTCGTCTCGACCATCAGCATGCCGCCGCTCGGCCTGGCCTACATCGCCGCCGCGTTGCGCGAGGCCGGGCACGAGGTGACGGTGGTGGACGGACCCGGCTCCGCGCCCCGGCATTTTTTCGAGTTCCACGGCGTGCACATCCGCGGCCTGGAAAACGCCGAGATCATCGAACGCATTCCCCAGGACGCCGAGGTCATCGGCCTGGGCTGCATGTTCAGCTCCAACTGGGTGTATGTGCGCGAACTGGTGAACGGTATCCGCGACCGGTTTCCCGGCAAACGCCTGGTCATGGGCGGCGAACACGTCACCGGCTTTCCTGAATTTTCTCTGCAACAGGCACCGCTCGACGCGGTGGTGCTGGGCGAGGGCGAAGAGATCATCGTGAACCTGCTCGACCGCTGGGCGCGCAACGAATCTGTGGACGACCTTTCCGGCATCGCCTTCCGCCAAGGCGACGGCAGCGTGCAGACCAACCCGCGTCACAACCGCATCCGCGACATCGACGCCATTCCCTGGCCGGCGTGGGACCTGTTCGACATCGAGCAGTACAACGCCGTCAACCAGCCGCACGGCGCGTCGCAGGGACGCTTCATGCCCATGCTGGCGACACGCGGATGCCCGTTCCAGTGCACGTTCTGCACCAGCCCCAACATGTGGACCACGGAGTGGACGGCGCGCGATCACAAAAACGTGGTCGATGAAATGCAGACCTACATGCAGCGTTACGGCGTCACCGATTTTCAGTTCGAAGACCTGACGGCCATCGTGCGCCGCGACTGGATGCACGCCTTCTGCGACGAGGTGCTGGCGCGCGGCATGGAGATCACCTTCCAGATGCCGTCGGGCACGCGCAGCGAAGCCATCGACTACGACCTCGCCAAAAAATTGAAGGCGGCGGGGTGCCACGAGTTCGCCTTCGCGCCGGAGTCAGGCGACCCGGAAGTGCTGAAAGCCATCAAGAAAAAAGTCGATCTCGACAAGATGTTTGTCTCCGCCAACGAGGCGTTGAAGGCGGGCATCAATGTCGGCTGCTTCTTCATCATCGGCTTTCCCGAGGACACCTACAAAAGCGTGTTCAAAACCTACGCCACCATGATCAAATGTGCGTGGCTCGGTTTCACCAATGTCAATCTCAACGCTTACTCGCCGCAACCGAATACCGAGTCGTTCAACCAGCTCCGCGAAAACGGAGTGATTCCCGAACTCGACGACGCTTACCTGATGAGCCTGTTCACATTTCAGGATTTCGGCGCGCGCAAGACGTCGTACAACCCGCGCTTCGGTCACCGCGAGTTGTCGTTTCTGGTGATCTTCGGGCAGGGCCTGTTCTACGTATTCTACTTCCTGCGCAAACCGGTACGCATCTACTACCTGTTCCGCGATTTCTTCTCCGAACGCGCCGCCAACAAGAGCAACAAGATGGTGAAGTCGATGCTCAAGGACGCGTTGAGCCTGTTCAAAGCCCGGCTCGGACGCCTGTTCAAAACCGCATGAGGACTCCGTAGCATGGACGTGGTGGAAGCCCTGCGCCAGCGCGAACGCGCCCGCCTCGATTATTGGGACCGCAAGGATTACTTCATCGATCTGCGCCTGCAATGGCGGGCGCACATGGCGCGTCACCTGTTTCACATGCTGCCCGGCGAATCGATCCTCGATATCGGTTGCGGCGATGGACGCTGGACCCGCGAGATCGCCGACCTGCACGATCACGACCACCCCGTCACCGCCGCGACGTTCAATTCCGATTACTTCGAAAAACTCAACGCGAACAAACCGGACAACCTCGAGTCCGTGCTGCTGCACCAATTCCCCGGTGCGCTGGCCGGTCGCAAGTTCGACTACATCGTCGCCTGGCACATGCTGCCCGCGGACAACTACGGCGCGTTTCTCAACGAAGCGCGCAAACTGCTGAAGCCCGGCGGACGTTTCCTGCTGTTCGAACCCAATCCGTGGAACCCGTATTCGCAACTGCGCCGTTTTTTCACGCGGCTCTTTCCTTTTGTCCCGCTGCGCGACGAAGGCCCGCGCTTCAACCGCATCGAGATGATGTCGATCCTCTCCGAGATCGGCTTCACCGGCATCCGCATTCTGCCTTACGACTTTCTGTTCCCGCCGTTGCCGAAAGCGCTGCTGTGGCCGGTGCAGAACCTGAGCCTTGTGTTGGAAAACATGCCCTACGTGCGCAACTTCGCGGGTGAGTTGTACCTCAACGGACGGAACCCCGCGGCGGAAGGCTGGACGCGGCCGCCCGTCCCCCTCACCCGGCACGCGTCACTGAAAGGCCGGGTGTCGGTGGTGGTGCCGTGTCACAATGAGGAAGCCAATCTCAAACCACTGGTCGCCAACCTGACCGGATACTTCAACGACTACATCCAGGAGATCGTGCTGGTCGATGACAACAGCCGCGACCGCACGGCGGAAGTGGGCGAAGCCTTGCACGCCGAAGACCCGCGCGTGCGGGTGGTGAAACGCACGCCGCCGAATGGCGTGGGACGGGCGTTGCGCGACGGTCTCGCCGCCGCTCAAGGCGATTACATCCTGCTCATGGACTGCGACTTCCAGCATATCCTGCCGGAGCTGACCGGTTTGTTCGACGCCGTGGCGGCGGGCGCGGACGTGGCCATCGGTTCCCGCTTCTCGCGCGACAGCGTGTTGCTCAATTACGCGTTCACCAAGATCCTCGCCAACCGTGCGTTTCATCTTTTGGCGCGCATTCTGTTTCGCAAATACCTGCGCGATCTCACCAACAATCTGAAACTGATAAAACGCGAGGTCGCGCAGAACCTGCGGTTGGAGGCGCACGACTTCGCCGCCAATGCCGAAACCGGACTGCAACCACTGCTGCTTGGTTACAAGGTCGAGGAAGTGCCCATTTCATGGATCAACCGTTCGGTGGACATGGGGTTTTCCAGCTTCAACCTGCTCAAGACCGGTCCCAATTACCTGAAAGTGTTCCTGCGCCTGTTCTGGCGGCAACTGCGCGGCAAAGCCATCACCCTGCCCAAAACGTCGCCTTCCTCTCAACACCCCGCACCGCATAAATAAATGACCGTTCGCTCTCCACGTCTACGCTCGTTTCTAACGGTGATTTTTCTACTGACGTGGTTCCTGCTGCTGTCTCCTTCTCCCACAGCGGCCAACGGCGACGACCCCCATGACAAAGAAGATACGGTGCTGGAAGCGGTGAGCGACGCGCTGGGCGTGGTGTCCTTGTGGGGACTGGTCGTACTCAACGCGTTCTGGTACTACCACATGGGCGTGCGCCGCCTGCCGCGCCGCGCGCGCAACCTGGTGCCCGATTTATTCGTGCGCAAGCCGGTGCAGTGGAAGGTGCGCTTTCGCAATTACCATTACTGGGGCAATCCGGTGATGTTGGGCCTCTCTTATCTCCACGGCTGGTGGGCGGAGGACAGCAACTGGGTGTTGTGGGCGGGCTGGGGATTGATCGGCGTGCTCTGTCTGTCGGGCCTGGCCATGAAGTTGCAGGGTGCCGATCAGCCCGGCGCGCAGGTCACGCGCCTGTTGCACACGCAACACACCTTGTCGGTCGTGATGGTGCTGCTGTTGTGGGTCGGCCACCTGTTCGCGGATTGAGGCCTCACCCGTCGAGTTCGTGTACCGTCACCAAAACGGACGCATGGTGTACAGCGAACATTATGGGCGTGACGGGCAACTCCAGCAAAAGCAACACTATCCCCTCACCCGGCCGCGGTAGCACCCACCCGCTTTATTTTTTTCAGGACCCGCGTAAAGATTTGGTTCCCGTTATGCACACGCGATATAATGGGGACAGATGAAACCTGAATTTTTCGACACCCAGAAACAAAGCAGCCACACCCCCCGCGCCATACTTGTGGGTGTCGAGGCGCAGCAGAATTCGGGCGCGCCCGTAGGCGACTCGTTGGACGAGCTGGCCGGGCTTGCCGAAACGGCGCATTACGATCCCGTCGCCACCCTCACCCAGCGCCTGACCACGATCCACCCCAAAACCTATCTCGGCAGCGGCAAGGTCGAGGAGTTGGAGCAGGCGGTGAAGCACCACGAGGCGGAAATCGTCATCTTCGACGAAACGCTGTCGCCGGCGCAAACGCGCAACCTGGAAAAACTGCTCAAGTGCAACGTGGTGGACCGGCCGTGGATCATTCTCGAGATTTTCAGCGACCACGCCCGCACCAGCGAGGCCAAAACGCAGGTGGAACTGGCGCGGTTGAAATACGCGTTACCGCGGTTGACCCGGATGTGGGGTCACTTGTCGCGGCAGCGCGGCGGCATCGGCATGCGCGACGTCGGTGAAACGCAGATCCAGCTGGACCGCCGCATGATCCGTGACCAGATTTCCAAACTCACCAAAAAGCTCAGCCGTATCCACAAGGAAAAGCAGACGCAGCGTAAAAGCCGCCAGACCGCGTACCAGGTCGCGCTGGTGGGGTACACCAACGTCGGCAAATCCACGTTGATGAACTGCCTGACCGGCGCCGACACGCTGGTCGAGAACAAACTGTTCGCCACGCTCGACGCCACCGTGCGCAAAGTCAAAAAGAATTTTCCGTATCCGATTCTGCTCGCCGACACCGTCGGCCTCATCGACAAACTGCCGCACGATCTGGTCGCGTCGTTCAAAAGCACGCTGGACGAAGTGCGCAACGCCAACCTGCTGGTGCACGTCATCGACATCAGCCATCCGCATTACCGGCGGCAGATGACCACCGCCGAAAGCGTGCTCAACGAACTCGGTGTGCACGACACACCGACGGTGCGCGTGTTCAACAAGATCGATCAACTGGAAAACGGGAATGATCTGGAGGAGATGCGGCGGTTGTACCCGGACGCGGTGTTCGTGTCGTGCCACCGGCAGACCGGCATGGCGGAACTGCGGCAGGCCATCGTCGATCACTACGAAGCGCGGCTGGTGCCCTACCAGGTGGAACTGGCCTACACGCGTTCGGATTTGATTCCGGAAATCCGCAAGCACGCGCTGGTCGTCGATCAGCAATACCACAACAACGCCGTGACGCTGGACCTGCGCATCTGGCCGCACCACAAAGCGCGCCTCATGGAACTTTTGAACGGCTACGCCTGAAGAATTTCCTCTTTCAAACCACGATGAGGTTGGCGTGCGCCACGGCGAGTTTTTTCTTGCCCACGCCTTTGAAGAACACCACCACTTTCAAATCGTCTTCGCCGCCTTCGCGGTTGACCACCACGCCCGACCCGAACTTGGAATGCAGCACTTTCGTGCCGACGGAAAAGCCGTTGCCGCTGGCGGGAGATGGGGCCGATCCTGCGGGCAGCGACCAGTTGTCCTGCGCGTCGGCCTGGCCGTAGGGGGACCGTGATGGCGCGGAAGTCAGCGCGCTCGATTCCATCGTCATCGCCTCGCGCGGGATGGCCGATAGAAAATCCGAAGGCTGGTAGGTGAACGTACTGCCGTAGATGCGGCGGCGGCGGGCGTTGCTGATCATCAGTTTCTTGCGGGCGCGGGTGAAGCCGACATAACACAGCCGCCGTTCTTCTTCGTATTCCTCGCTGCTGGACAGAGAACTGGCGTGCGGCAGCAGGCCGTTCTCGAAACCGAGGATGCACACCGAGTCGAACTCCAGCCCCTTGCAGGTGTGGAGCGTCATCAAAGCCAGCACCCCGCGGCTGTCGTCGAGGTTGTCGAGGTCCGCCACCAGCGCCGTGGTGTCGAGAAAATCCTTGAGCGTGCCCTTGCGGTCGATGTCCACAAACTGTTCCACCGCCGAGTACAATTCGTTCAGGTTTTCCAGGCGGCTTTTCGCTTCCTGCGTGTTTTCCTTTTGCAGGGCCGTGAGGTATCCGGTCTGTTCGAACACCGCCTTCAGCAGATCGACCGCCGAGCATTCCTGCATCACTTTCTGGAAGCGGTCCATCATCAGCACAAACTGTTCGATTTTTTTGGCGGGGCCGGTGCCGACCACGTTTGCGGCACGGCGCAGGCCTTCCAACAGCGGCAGGTGCTGCTCGCTGCAATACGCCTCGACCTTGTCCACCGACGCTTTGCCGATGCCGCGCACCGGCGTGTTGACGATACGCTTCAGCGACACCGCATCCGAAGGGTTCATCACCACCCGCAGGTAGGAGAGGATGTCCTTGATCTCTTTCCGCTCATAAAACTTGAGGCCGCCGATCACCTGGTACGGCACGTTCAGGTGGCGCAACTGGTCTTCCAGCACCCGCGACTGCGCATTGGTGCGGTAGAGGATGGCCATGTCGTTGAACGATGCGCCGTCCTGCACCCAGTGATGAATGCGTTCGCACACCGCGCGGGCTTCGTCGATCTCGTCCTCGGCGCGGTAGTAGAGAATGGGCTCGCCCGCTTCGTTGCGTGTCCACAGGTTCTTTTCACGGCGCGTCATGTTCTCGCGCACCACCGCCCCGGCGGCGTTCAGGATGGTTTGCGTCGAGCGGTAATTTTCTTCCAGTTTGATGACCGTGGTGCCGGGGAAATCCTTTTCGAAATGCAGCAGGTTTTCCAGGTTGGCGCCGCGCCAGCGGTAGATGCTCTGGTCGTCGTCGCCGACCACGCAGACGTTGTGATGCGCCCGCGACAGCAACTGGATGAGATGGTACTGCGTGAGGTTGGTGTCCTGAAACTCATCGACCAGGATGTAGCGGAAGCGGTTGTTGTAATGGTCGCACAGCGCCTTGTCCTGCTGGAACAGTTTCACCGTCATCATCAACAGGTCGTCGAAATCGAGCGCATTGTTTTCCTTGAGCGCGTTCTGGTAATGCGGATAGACGTGCGCGGCTTTCAGCTTGTGGCCGTAAGGCAGGGCATCGAGGTTGATGTGCTCCGGAAGCTGGTAATCGTTTTTGAAACCGCTGATGTGGTTGAGAATGGTTTTCGGCGGGAAGGCCTCGTCGTTGATCGACGCCGCCTTCATGCATTTCTTGACCACCGACAGCTGGTCCGCCGCGTCGTAGATGACGAAATCTTTCGTGTAGCCGGGGAAATCCATGTGCTGGCGCAGGAGGCGCAGGCACAGCGAGTGAAAGGTGCTGATCCACGGCACGCGGCCGCCGCCGGCGCCCATCTGCTTCACCACCCGCTCGCGCATTTCCGCCGCCGCTTTGTTGGTGAAGGTGATGGCCAGGATGTTTTCCGGATCGATCCCCTTGTCGCGGATCATGTGCAGGATGCGGAAGGTGATGGCGCGGGTTTTGCCGGACCCCGCGCCGGCCACCAGCATGAGCGGCCCGTCGGTGTGACGGACGGCTTTCAGTTGTTCCGGGTTGAGCTCGTTGGAATCCATAGAAATCTGATGAGACTCGATGTCATGACCGGTTCGGCTGGAATGCATTACCGGAATTCTCTAGACGGAAAATTCCCGTTCCATTGCGAATGAAGGGGTGCGACAGGAGAAACCCGAAGGGTCGGAGCCGTTCACGCTCAATGAGTCATGATGGTTTGAAAATAATCGAAAGTGTAATCCTCGACCTTGAAAATGTCGATGGGTTTTTTCAACGCCTGCCCGTGATCGAACCGGATGTCTCCGGTTGCGCCCTTAAACTGTGCACCATGAATGTGATCGCGCAGCGCATCGGGTTCGGTTTTGCCCGCGAGCAGCGATTCCAGAATCACCGAAGTGGCGTCGAAATAACTGGCGGAATACAGATTCGGCTGCATGCCGTATTGCGCCGTAAAGCGTTTGACGAATTGCCGGATGTGCGGCTCGGGCGATTGCAGACGCCAGTTCATGGCCGAAACGAAGGTGTTGCGCGCCGCCTCGCCGGCAATATCGATCAGGTCCTGACTGTACACGCCATCGCCACCCAGGAACGGCGTTTCCATGCCCAGTTCGCGCGCCTGTTTGAGCAAAAGGCCGCCTTCCGCCGGATACGTCAGCAAAAACACGCAGTGCGGCTCCAGTTCCTTCACCTGCTCCAGAATGTCGTGAAACTCCGCCGTGTTTTTGCTGATGCCGTGCGTCCATTGAATGGTGCCGCCCAGTTTTTCAAATTCGCGGCGCACGATGTTCTGCAGCCCGCGGCCGTAATCGTTGTCGAGGTACAGGATCACGCCGATGTGGGCACGCAGGATTTCATACCCGAACCGCGCCAGCGCCTTGCCCTGCCGGTCATCGAGCGTCACCAGACTGAAGGCATAATCGCCGGACTTCCGGATCCTGGGCGTGCTGGCGCTGCCGGACACCAGCACCACGCGGTGCTTCTGCACCATCGGCGCCATCTCCAGAAAAACCGGCGAGGTGAACGGTCCGATGATGGCCCGCACCTGCTCTTCCTCGATCAACGCACGCGTCACCTTGCGGCCCTGCTCGGGATCGGAGCGGTCGTCCACGAACACCATCTTTATTTTGATACCTTGCTTGTGGAGCGCGGCAGTGTGGGCCTTCAACGCCAGTTGAATGCCGCGTTCGGCGTCGGTGCCCTGCGACGCGTTTTCGCCACTCAACGGCAACACCGCGCCCAGCACAATCGTGCCCTTGCCAGCCGCCAGCGCCTGCATCGGCGCCAGCATCCAAAACATCAGCAGGGCGCACAGCACCCCTTTGCACACACGAAAAGTTTGCATGTCAGTTCACCTCAATGCGTACAGGATATCATTGTTGAACGAGGGAAATCCACAGAGGGAAACGGATCACGCAAGGTGTTCCCAGACAGCGCCGGCGAGCGCCTCGATGAACAACGGCGAGGTGTTCAACGACTCGGTACGAAACAGGGTGAGACCCTTTTGCTCCGCGTATTCGCGGAACCCGATGTCGATATCATAAAGGATTTCAATGTGGTCGCAGACGAAGCCGACGGGGAAAATGAGCACCGCCTTGCCCCCCTCTTCGGCAATGTTATCGAGGGTTTCTTCGACGCTGGGTTCCAGCCACGGGCAGGGGATCATGCCCTGACTCTGGTAAGCCTGGTGCCACGGCTCCATCGGCACCTGCTGCCGGATGCCGTTCAGCGTTTTTTCGTATTCCTGCACGTAGGGATCGATGCCCTCCTCCACGTACGCCGAGGGAATGCTGTGCACGGTGAAGACGGTGTGGAAGGTGTCGTGGCCCTTGGCCTTGAGGTCGGACTCGGCGGCGCGGTAGCGTTCGGCAAAGGCGTCGATCAACGACGGCTGGTTGGGCCAGCTTTTGATGAACTGCACCGGGATGTCCCCGGCGTTGCACTTACCCAGCGCTTCGTTGAACGAATTCAGATAGCGTTCCGTGCTCCACTTGCTGAACTGCGGCGCCAGACACAACGCAATGAGGCGATCCATGCCGTCGTCCTTCGCCTGCTGCACCGCCTCCTCGATCAGCGGGTACCAGTTGCGCATGCCGATGTAAACGCGGAACGTGTCCTCGCCCTGATTGAGGAACCTCTCCAGCGCTTCCGCTTGCCCCTGCGTGATCTCCAGCAAAGGAGAACTGCCGCCGATGGCTTCGTAGCGTTCGGTGATTTCGCGGATCACTTCCGTGCTCGAAGCGGTGCCGCCACGGATGCGTTGCAGGTATTCGGGAATGTCGGCGACGCGGGTGGGCGCGCCGTGCGCCAGCAGGATGACGCCTGTTTTCACGCCTTGCGTGATGGCATCATCCATGACGGTACTCGTGCACCATGTCCACCACGGCCTTGACGTGATCGACCGGCGTGTGCTGCAGGATGCCGTGGCCGAGATTGAAAATATGACCCGACCGCCCTTCGGCGCGTTGCATGATATCGAGCACCTTTTCGCGGATCACCGGAATCGGCGCGAACAGGATGTTGGGATCGAGGTTGCCCTGCACCGGCGTGTCCAGGCCGATCTGCTTTCTCGCGTCGTCGAGATGGATGCGCCAGTCGAAACCCATGACGTCGCCGCCGGACTCGCGCACCAAAGGCAGCATGGTCGAGGTGCCCGTGCTGAAATTGATCACCGGCACGCCGCAGTCTTTCAAACCGTCGAACACGCGCTTGGTGTGCGGCAGGATGTAGCGTTCGTAGTCGCCGGGGTTGAGGCAGCCGACCCAGCTGTCGAAAATCTGCAAAGCCTGCGCGCCCGCCTTCACCTGCATCTTCAGGTAATCAACCAGCACATCGACCACCTTGTCCATGAGCAGGTTCCACGTCTCCGGCTCCTGGTACATCATGAGCTTGGTGGTGGTGAATTCCTTCGACTTGCCGCCTTCCACCATGTAACTGCTGAGGGTGAACGGCGCGCCGCTGAAACCGACGAGCGGCAGCTTGCCCGCAATCTCCCCGCGCACCATCTTGATGGCGTCGCCGACGTAGCCCAGTTGTTCCTCGGAGCAGACCGGTTTCAGATTTTCAACGTCCTGGCGCGTGCGCACCGGGCGCGGGATGGACGGACCGTCGCCCACCGTGAACTCCAGCCCCGTCCCCATCGGTTCCAGGGGCAGCAGGATGTCGGCGAATATGATGGCCGCATCGACGCCCAGAACGTCCAGAGGTTGCAGGGTCACTTCCGTCGCCAGCTCGGGGGTGCGGCACATTTCGAGGAAGGAATGCTTTTCCTTGAGCGCCCGGTATTCCTTCATGTAGCGCCCTGCCTGACGCATGAACCAGACCGGGGTGCAATCCACCGGCTCGCCGCGGCAGGCCTTCAGAAACCGAAATTCTCCGTTTTTGTCCATGAATCCTTCCTGATTTTTGGGAAATGCCGATTATAGGCTGCTTTAGCCTTGGTTATCAATGCATTTTAGGCGATCGATTTCCGCCTGCACGGCGGGGTCCGCCTCGCCCGTCAGCGGACCCTGTACCGCACTCCAGGCTTGGTCGCCCAGCAGCTCCCCCAGCCCCCACACGGCGTGCGCGCGGATGAGGGGTTCCGGGTCGGAAAGCGCCTCGGTGAGTACGGGAATCGCCTCCGGATCGCCGCTGTTGCCCAAGGCGATGGCGACGTTGCGCAGCAGGCCGCGCCGCTTGATGCGCTTGACCGGGCTTTTGCGGAAGCGCTGGCGAAACCCGTCTTCATCGAGGCGCATGAGGTCGATCAACAAGCGCGTGCCGTCGCGTTCGGCAAACGCGGGTTCGTCCGTGGTCACGGCGTACGAATTCCACGGGCACACGATCTGGCAGTCGTCGCAGCCGTAGATGCGGTTGCCGATAGCGCGGCGGAACTCCAGCGGGATGACGCCCTTGAGCTCGATGGTCAGGTACGAAATACAGCGCCGCGCATCGAGCACGTAGGGGGCGACGATGGCCGCCGTCGGGCAGATGTCGATGCAACTCGTGCAGGTGCCGCAGTGGTTGGTGGCCGGTTCGGAGAACGGCAGCGCCACATCGATCAGCACTTCCGACAGAAAGTAATACGAGCCCAGCCCTTCCGTCAGCAGGTTCGAGTGCTTGCCGATCCAGCCCAGCCCCGCCTTTGCGGCCAGCGGTTTCTCCAGCACCGGTCCGGTGTCCACATAGGCCTTGCTGTGGCAGCCGGGAAACAGCTCCCATAAAAAATGTTCCAGTTGGTGCAGGCGCGGCTTGATGAGGTCGTGGTAATCGATGTTCCAGGCGTAATTGGAGATGTCGCCGGTCTGCGGCGCATGCAAAAAATCAAGGCTCTTGGCCTGCGTGTGGTAGTTGGTGCGCAGGCACAGGATGCTTTCGACGCCGGGCAGGATGAGGGCGGGATCGAGCCGTTTGGCCTTGCCGCGTTCGAGGTAGGCCATGTCGCCGTCGTGCCCCGCATCCAGCCATTGCAGAAAGCGATCGCCCGCCTCACCGGGATCGGGTGGAGCCACGCCCAGGGCGTCGAATCCCAACTCCCGCGCTTTCTCGCGCAGGGCGTCCATTTTTTGCTGAAGCGTCGCTGGGGCCATGCCGTTTCAAACCGATTGC of Nitrospina watsonii contains these proteins:
- a CDS encoding tetratricopeptide repeat protein encodes the protein MGLLDWFKTDKIKECQERLRHHPDNPRLHFELGVEYEHLGRNQEALAAFQETVRLDEGSAEAHFNLGCLYEKIGDGRHAIVHMIKAGNLFAQRNAPLQKETARTKVQEYYHKFKLDPGEFAPSDRND
- a CDS encoding B12-binding domain-containing radical SAM protein → MKICLIEPSKFVSLTNFVSTISMPPLGLAYIAAALREAGHEVTVVDGPGSAPRHFFEFHGVHIRGLENAEIIERIPQDAEVIGLGCMFSSNWVYVRELVNGIRDRFPGKRLVMGGEHVTGFPEFSLQQAPLDAVVLGEGEEIIVNLLDRWARNESVDDLSGIAFRQGDGSVQTNPRHNRIRDIDAIPWPAWDLFDIEQYNAVNQPHGASQGRFMPMLATRGCPFQCTFCTSPNMWTTEWTARDHKNVVDEMQTYMQRYGVTDFQFEDLTAIVRRDWMHAFCDEVLARGMEITFQMPSGTRSEAIDYDLAKKLKAAGCHEFAFAPESGDPEVLKAIKKKVDLDKMFVSANEALKAGINVGCFFIIGFPEDTYKSVFKTYATMIKCAWLGFTNVNLNAYSPQPNTESFNQLRENGVIPELDDAYLMSLFTFQDFGARKTSYNPRFGHRELSFLVIFGQGLFYVFYFLRKPVRIYYLFRDFFSERAANKSNKMVKSMLKDALSLFKARLGRLFKTA
- a CDS encoding glycosyltransferase yields the protein MDVVEALRQRERARLDYWDRKDYFIDLRLQWRAHMARHLFHMLPGESILDIGCGDGRWTREIADLHDHDHPVTAATFNSDYFEKLNANKPDNLESVLLHQFPGALAGRKFDYIVAWHMLPADNYGAFLNEARKLLKPGGRFLLFEPNPWNPYSQLRRFFTRLFPFVPLRDEGPRFNRIEMMSILSEIGFTGIRILPYDFLFPPLPKALLWPVQNLSLVLENMPYVRNFAGELYLNGRNPAAEGWTRPPVPLTRHASLKGRVSVVVPCHNEEANLKPLVANLTGYFNDYIQEIVLVDDNSRDRTAEVGEALHAEDPRVRVVKRTPPNGVGRALRDGLAAAQGDYILLMDCDFQHILPELTGLFDAVAAGADVAIGSRFSRDSVLLNYAFTKILANRAFHLLARILFRKYLRDLTNNLKLIKREVAQNLRLEAHDFAANAETGLQPLLLGYKVEEVPISWINRSVDMGFSSFNLLKTGPNYLKVFLRLFWRQLRGKAITLPKTSPSSQHPAPHK
- the hflX gene encoding GTPase HflX, whose translation is MKPEFFDTQKQSSHTPRAILVGVEAQQNSGAPVGDSLDELAGLAETAHYDPVATLTQRLTTIHPKTYLGSGKVEELEQAVKHHEAEIVIFDETLSPAQTRNLEKLLKCNVVDRPWIILEIFSDHARTSEAKTQVELARLKYALPRLTRMWGHLSRQRGGIGMRDVGETQIQLDRRMIRDQISKLTKKLSRIHKEKQTQRKSRQTAYQVALVGYTNVGKSTLMNCLTGADTLVENKLFATLDATVRKVKKNFPYPILLADTVGLIDKLPHDLVASFKSTLDEVRNANLLVHVIDISHPHYRRQMTTAESVLNELGVHDTPTVRVFNKIDQLENGNDLEEMRRLYPDAVFVSCHRQTGMAELRQAIVDHYEARLVPYQVELAYTRSDLIPEIRKHALVVDQQYHNNAVTLDLRIWPHHKARLMELLNGYA
- a CDS encoding ATP-dependent helicase, whose product is MHSSRTGHDIESHQISMDSNELNPEQLKAVRHTDGPLMLVAGAGSGKTRAITFRILHMIRDKGIDPENILAITFTNKAAAEMRERVVKQMGAGGGRVPWISTFHSLCLRLLRQHMDFPGYTKDFVIYDAADQLSVVKKCMKAASINDEAFPPKTILNHISGFKNDYQLPEHINLDALPYGHKLKAAHVYPHYQNALKENNALDFDDLLMMTVKLFQQDKALCDHYNNRFRYILVDEFQDTNLTQYHLIQLLSRAHHNVCVVGDDDQSIYRWRGANLENLLHFEKDFPGTTVIKLEENYRSTQTILNAAGAVVRENMTRREKNLWTRNEAGEPILYYRAEDEIDEARAVCERIHHWVQDGASFNDMAILYRTNAQSRVLEDQLRHLNVPYQVIGGLKFYERKEIKDILSYLRVVMNPSDAVSLKRIVNTPVRGIGKASVDKVEAYCSEQHLPLLEGLRRAANVVGTGPAKKIEQFVLMMDRFQKVMQECSAVDLLKAVFEQTGYLTALQKENTQEAKSRLENLNELYSAVEQFVDIDRKGTLKDFLDTTALVADLDNLDDSRGVLALMTLHTCKGLEFDSVCILGFENGLLPHASSLSSSEEYEEERRLCYVGFTRARKKLMISNARRRRIYGSTFTYQPSDFLSAIPREAMTMESSALTSAPSRSPYGQADAQDNWSLPAGSAPSPASGNGFSVGTKVLHSKFGSGVVVNREGGEDDLKVVVFFKGVGKKKLAVAHANLIVV
- a CDS encoding ABC transporter substrate-binding protein — translated: MQTFRVCKGVLCALLMFWMLAPMQALAAGKGTIVLGAVLPLSGENASQGTDAERGIQLALKAHTAALHKQGIKIKMVFVDDRSDPEQGRKVTRALIEEEQVRAIIGPFTSPVFLEMAPMVQKHRVVLVSGSASTPRIRKSGDYAFSLVTLDDRQGKALARFGYEILRAHIGVILYLDNDYGRGLQNIVRREFEKLGGTIQWTHGISKNTAEFHDILEQVKELEPHCVFLLTYPAEGGLLLKQARELGMETPFLGGDGVYSQDLIDIAGEAARNTFVSAMNWRLQSPEPHIRQFVKRFTAQYGMQPNLYSASYFDATSVILESLLAGKTEPDALRDHIHGAQFKGATGDIRFDHGQALKKPIDIFKVEDYTFDYFQTIMTH
- the hemH gene encoding ferrochelatase codes for the protein MDDAITQGVKTGVILLAHGAPTRVADIPEYLQRIRGGTASSTEVIREITERYEAIGGSSPLLEITQGQAEALERFLNQGEDTFRVYIGMRNWYPLIEEAVQQAKDDGMDRLIALCLAPQFSKWSTERYLNSFNEALGKCNAGDIPVQFIKSWPNQPSLIDAFAERYRAAESDLKAKGHDTFHTVFTVHSIPSAYVEEGIDPYVQEYEKTLNGIRQQVPMEPWHQAYQSQGMIPCPWLEPSVEETLDNIAEEGGKAVLIFPVGFVCDHIEILYDIDIGFREYAEQKGLTLFRTESLNTSPLFIEALAGAVWEHLA